The sequence CGTTCTCGACGGTCAGCCACCGCTGCCCGGTCGAGCCGTCGAGCAGGTGTTCGTGCCAGATGTATCCCTCTTCGTCGAGGGTGATCGTGCCGCGCACCACGTGGTCGATGCCTGCGTACGTGATGATGTCGCCGACACCGATCTTGTACGGGTCGTACACCTCGGGGTAGTCGGCGAGCGGATCGACGCGGGCTGGGGGCGCAGACTTCTTGCCTGTCCGGCTCCGCAGAATCAGCACGATGCCGACGATCACGACAACGATCAGCAGCAACAACAGCAGCTTGGTCAACGGTCTCTCCTGGCTCGGCGGCTCCGGCACGTGAGGCCCGTGACCGGCCCCCACCGGTGTGTCACCTTACTGTGCGACGCCTCCTCCGGTCTTCCCCGAGCGCAGAACGTACCGATTGCACAAGCGATGTAACAAAGGTTAGCCTAACCGAATGTTCGAGGGGTTCTTCCAAGGCTCGACCGACAGTGAGGGAATACATGGCCATCCCGCCGATTGCGACGTACCCGATTCCGGATGTTTCCGAAGTACCCGAATCGAAAGTCTCCTGGCGTCTCGACCCTCGACGGTCCGCACTGCTCATCCACGACATGCAGAACTACTTCATCGACGCCTACGACGTGCACTCGGAGCCGATGTCGACCGCGCTCGCCAACATGATCCGCATCCGCGAAGCCTGCTCGCTCGCAGGGATTCCCGTCGTCTACACGATGCAACCGGGCGACCAGCACCCCTCACGACGTGGCATTCTCGCCGATTTCTGGGGCCCCGGACTTTCGTCGGGCCGCGACACCGAGGTGATCGAACCGCTGGCACCACGCGCCGGCGACATCCAGGTGACGAAGTGGCGGTATTCGGCATTTCAGCGCACCGACCTCCGGCAGCTGCTGGGCCACCACGGTCGTGATCAGCTGATCGTCACCGGCGTATACACGCACATGGGGTGCATGCTCAGCGCGGCCGAGGCTTTCATGTCGGATGTCCAACCCTTCCTCGTTTCCGACGCGACCGCGGATTTCAGTCGTGAAGAACATCTGATGGCATTGACGTACGCGTCCAAGCGATGCGGCTCGGTGCTCACCACCGACGCCCTGGTATCCGCGCTCGCCCCCCTCGAAGTCGGCTGACCACCGCAGAGGTCGCAAGCCGGAAGCCCACGCCGACAAATACCAGGAGCACCGTCAGATGTCCCTCTCGATATCGTCGCCGTCCGCCGCGGAAACTGCGGAGGGCACTACAGCACTGTGCCTGACCGCTGCTCAATATGAGTTGTGGTCCGGGCATCAGCTCGACGAGACCGGATCGGCCTACACCACAGCCGAGTACGTCGACATCGACGGAACCGTGGACATCGGGGCGCTGACGAAGGCCGTACGCACGCTGATCGACGAGGCCGAGGTGTTATCGGTTCGGTTCGACGCCGAGCCGGATGCCGAACCCGTCGACGTACTGCAGCTGCACGATCGCAGTCCCGAGGTCGAGACCTTGGAGCTGAGCCGGGACGCCGCCCTCGAGTGGATGCGGGCGGATGTCCGCCGACCGCTCGACCTCCTCTCGGCCGGTCCGCTGGTGCGCACTGCCGTCATCCGCGTGGACACCGGTGCCCTCTGGTATCTGCGGGCCCCACACGTTCTTCTCGACGCGTACGGTTATTCACTTCTCACGCGCCGGGTGGCCGCCCTCTACACCGCTTTCCACCAGGGCACCGATCCACGGCCCGCCCGTTTTCCCACACTGCGGGATCACGTCGAGCAGGCCCGGCAACTCGACTCCGCACTGCCCGAACCGGAGCCACGAGCAAGCACTTCCGTCACCTTCACCGACACCACCCGCCGCCCGACTGCGGATCCGCACCGCGTCGCACTCATACTCGGGCCGGACGTGTCGACCGGCTTGCGCGCCTCCGCCTCCGCGCACAGCGCCACGTGGGCGGACGCGGTCTACGCTGCGGCCGCCGGCTACCTCGCCGCCCACACCGGCGCCGACGAGGTGACTCTCCGGATCCCGGTGCTAGCCCGCACAGGCGTGGAACTCACCTCGCCGGTCACCGCGACGAACGTCGTGCCGCTCCGCGTCTCACTCGGCGGACACCCCACCTTCGGCGACGTGATCACCCGGACGACGGCCCAGCTGACGAAAGCGCGCCCGTTCCAGCGGGTCCGGAGCACCCATCGGAGTGCAGGCGGCGGGCCTGTGGTCAACGTCAAACCCTTCGACGCGGCTCTACGTTTCGGTCCGTCGGGCGGTGTGATCCATCAGGTGGCCACCGGGCCGGTCGATGACGTGGTGATCTCGGTGACCGGCGCAGGCGACCACCTCACCCTCGAATGGGCCGGAAATCCAGTGGTGTACAGCGCAGACGAGATGCGGGTCCACCTGCAGCGGTTCGCGCAGTACCTCGAGCGAATCTCGTCCGCGCCCGGACCGGTAGCGACCGTAGACCTCTGCGCCGACGACGAGTGGGCGCTGTGGCAGTCGTCGGCCGGACTGCACCGGACTCAGCAGCCCGATGCCGATGCCGATGCCGAAACCATCGTCTCCTCCTTCCTTACGCAGGCGGGCCGTCACGCGGATCGTCGAGCGGTGAACGAGCTGACCTACCGGGAACTCGCTTGCTGCAGTGGAATTCTCGCGCGCCGACTTCAGGACGCAGGCGCCGGCCGCGGCACCGTGGTGGCCGTCAGCCTCCCGAGGGGCACCGAACTGATCGTCGCGATCCTCGCTGTCCTGCGGTGCGGTGCGACCTACCTGCCCATCGATCCCTCGTCACCGGCAGAACGCGTCCGCTTCATCCTCGAAGACGCCGAACCGACTCTGGCTATCGGCTCCACCGCAGTGCTGGGCCACCTACCCCGCATCGACCACCACGTCGCCGAGACCGCACCGTCGGCCTCCCCGGACAGTACGGTTCGCGCCGACGACATCGCGTACATCATCTACACGTCCGGCTCCACCGGTGTGCCCAAAGGAGTTCCCATCCCGCACCGCAACGTGATGCGCCTGTTCGCGGCGTCCCGTGAGTGGTTCACCTTCACCGCCGACGACTGCTGGCCACTGCTGCACTCGTATGCCTTCGACTTCTCCGTGTGGGAGATGTGGGGAGCCCTGCTCTACGGCGGGCGGCTCGTCACCGTCCCGGAGGATGTCGTCACCTCGCCCGCGGACCTCGCGGAGCTGTTGGTCGACGA comes from Rhodococcus oxybenzonivorans and encodes:
- a CDS encoding isochorismatase family protein, which encodes MAIPPIATYPIPDVSEVPESKVSWRLDPRRSALLIHDMQNYFIDAYDVHSEPMSTALANMIRIREACSLAGIPVVYTMQPGDQHPSRRGILADFWGPGLSSGRDTEVIEPLAPRAGDIQVTKWRYSAFQRTDLRQLLGHHGRDQLIVTGVYTHMGCMLSAAEAFMSDVQPFLVSDATADFSREEHLMALTYASKRCGSVLTTDALVSALAPLEVG